One part of the Drosophila teissieri strain GT53w chromosome 3R, Prin_Dtei_1.1, whole genome shotgun sequence genome encodes these proteins:
- the LOC122618924 gene encoding LOW QUALITY PROTEIN: uncharacterized protein LOC122618924 (The sequence of the model RefSeq protein was modified relative to this genomic sequence to represent the inferred CDS: substituted 1 base at 1 genomic stop codon) has protein sequence MNCFQQPEFLEPYTHGLFKMPHVLTVPFMKTGMEFFVELLGKKPELHKYKPYFEIIKDDFLERXVEEWKDIRRNQKKDEYWVLCHGDLHLRNIMFKYKDSGSFDDCMLLSFQISKLFPLAFDLVSI, from the coding sequence ATGAATTGTTTTCAGCAACCAGAGTTCCTAGAGCCGTACACTCACGGATTGTTTAAGATGCCACACGTCCTGACCGTGCCCTTTATGAAAACTGGAATGGAATTCTTTGTGGAACTTTTGGGTAAGAAGCCGGAGCTGCATAAGTACAAGCCGTACTTCGAAATCATCAAGGACGATTTCCTGGAGCGATGAGTTGAGGAGTGGAAGGATATTCGAAGAAACCAGAAAAAGGACGAGTACTGGGTGCTTTGCCACGGAGACCTGCACCTGCGCAACATTATGTTCAAGTATAAGGATTCTGGATCCTTCGACGACTGCATGCTGCTGAGCTTTCAAATCAGCAAGCTGTTTCCTCTGGCATTCGATCTGGTTTCGATCTGA
- the LOC122619242 gene encoding uncharacterized protein LOC122619242, which yields MSEATNGHSEVPASNLPPWLSKITLEKAVQAQIGDFEKIISISPQKGSSDGDNYSTQFLRLLVEVELFDHSTKELSFVLKAQHNNEMMAAILARLKLFQKEDQMYHSILPKFEKLYADAGKPIQFAPKAFKLDRDLGVDYILLEDLHRKNFKNANRLAGLDLDQMHKVLEKLAAFHAASACYVEHHGLFGEEFTVGVFSEANRQLLQEFNASGAFLAQLKKWKNAQKIHEKLADSDDYLVDRLLQDQQYNAREFNVLNHGDCWANNVMFQHDAFGTIKETLFVDFQVGKYGSPANDLYYLILSSAAPELKTAKFDYLVRYYFDNLIENLKLLQYHRPLPKLKNLHASLFRNGLAAYMVVSKVLPVVMLDKTNDANLESYISDESKMKNAMFTNPKYVQVMTEVLPWLDNRGLLDWK from the exons GCCCACAAAAGGGCAGCAGCGATGGCGATAACTACTCTACACAGTTCCTTCGCTTGCTGGTGGAAGTGGAGCTGTTTG ACCACAGCACAAAGGAGCTTTCCTTCGTTCTGAAGGCGCAGCACAACAACGAAATGATGGCCGCCATCCTGGCCAGGTTGAAGCTCTTCCAAAAAGAGGATCAAATGTATCATAGCATTCTGCCCAAATTCGAGAAGCTCTACGCGGATGCCGGCAAACCCATTCAGTTTGCGCCCAAAGCCTTCAAGTTGGATCGTGACCTGGGAGTGGACTACATTTTGCTGGAGGATCTGCATCGCAAGAACTTCAAGAACGCCAATCGCCTGGCCGGCCTGGATCTCGATCAAATGCACAAGGTTCTCGAGAAACTGGCCGCCTTCCATGCGGCATCCGCCTGCTACGTGGAGCACCACGGCCTCTTTGGCGAGGAGTTCACCGTGGGCGTTTTCAGCGAGGCTAATCGTCAGCTCCTTCAGGAGTTCAATGCCTCTGGCGCCTTTTTGGCCCAGCTCAAGAAGTGGAAGAATGCGCAGAAAATCCATGAGAAGTTG GCTGATAGCGATGACTACTTGGTGGATCGTCTGCTGCAGGATCAGCAATACAATGCCAGAGAATTCAACGTGCTCAACCACGGAGATTGCTGGGCCAATAACGTGATGTTCCAACACGACGCATTTGGAACTATTAAGGAGACACTTTTCGTGGACTTTCAAGTGGGAAAGTACGGAAGTCCG GCCAATGATCTGTACTACTTGATATTGTCCTCGGCTGCTCCGGAGCTGAAGACTGCCAAGTTTGACTACCTGGTGCGCTACTACTTCGATAATCTTATCGAGAATCTGAAGCTACTGCAATACCACCGACCACTGCCCAAGCTGAAGAACCTGCATGCTTCCCTTTTCCGCAACGGATTGGCAG CTTATATGGTGGTATCCAAGGTGCTGCCTGTCGTCATGCTGGACAAGACCAACGATGCCAATCTGGAAAGCTACATAAGCGACGAGTCCAAAATGAAGAACGCCATGTTCACCAACCCGAAGTATGTCCAGGTGATGACCGAGGTGCTGCCATGGTTGGACAACCGCGGCCTGCTCGACTGGAAGTGA
- the LOC122619243 gene encoding uncharacterized protein LOC122619243 has protein sequence MKVPKIPDWVTALSLNQAVHSVLEDVDQIMAVIPGVHLIQFRNCTVLLPIRVKVQMRDSTVKNLFFLLKAQHGSDLQAMVMNQLKMFQREQQVYHNVLPKFEALYREVGKEVSFGPRAFKLDYNIGVPYVLLEDLKSKHYKNVERQDGFKKLCLKQVLKKLAQFHAASVVCVEKHGAFSKLLANGVYTKANQSILQDLNDPETFLSQLRRWRLGDHFHKRFVEKEKDLVDELLKLHSTDSKEFNVLNHCDCWVNNVMFKFDDTGHVEDTALLDFQLVKYGSPVLDLYYTILSSAEKDIKLAQFDNTVQYYFYHLLENLRALKFQGSLPQLQHIRDALNKNGLAAYVVVTRALPITMMNQFEDEVNERYASKMKCAMFTSRKYIQAMKDILPWMEERSLLN, from the exons ATGAAAGTACCGAAAATTCCCGACTGGGTTACCGCTCTCTCCTTGAACCAGGCAGTCCATTCCGTCCTGGAGGATGTGGACCAGATCATGGCCGTCATCCCAGGCGTTCACCTCATCCAGTTCCGCAACTGCACTGTGCTTCTGCCCATCCGGGTGAAGGTCCAGATGCGGGACTCCACAGTGAAGAACTTGTTCTTTCTACTGAAGGCACAACATGGCAGCGACCTGCAGGCCATGGTGATGAACCAGCTGAAGATGTTCCAAAGGGAGCAACAGGTTTACCACAATGTCCTGCCCAAGTTCGAGGCACTCTACAGGGAGGTGGGCAAGGAGGTGTCCTTTGGTCCGAGGGCTTTCAAGCTGGACTACAACATCGGTGTTCCGTACGTGCTGCTAGAGGATCTCAAGTCCAAACATTACAAAAACGTTGAACGGCAGGATGGCTTCAAGAAATTGTGCCTGAAGCAGGTGCTCAAGAAACTGGCGCAGTTCCATGCCGCCTCCgtcgtgtgtgtggaaaagcATGGTGCTTTCAGCAAACTACTGGCCAACGGAGTCTACACAAAGGCCAACCAATCCATCCTGCAGGATCTGAACGATCCGGAGACCTTCCTTTCTCAGTTGCGTCGCTGGCGCTTGGGCGATCATTTCCACAAACGATTCGTGGAAAAGGAGAAGGACCTCGTCGATGAGCTGTTAAAGCTCCATTCCACCGACTCCAAGGAATTCAATGTCCTGAATCACTGCGACTGTTGGGTGAACAACGTGATGTTCAAGTTTGACGACACCGGCCATGTGGAGGACACCGCCCTGCTCGATTTCCAGTTGGTCAAATATGGATCTCCT GTCCTTGATCTGTATTACACCATCCTGTCGTCGGCTGAGAAGGACATAAAACTAGCCCAGTTTGACAACACGGTTCAGTACTACTTCTACCACTTGCTGGAAAACCTCAGAGCCCTAAAATTCCAAGGCAGtctgccgcagctgcagcataTTCGCGATGCCCTCAACAAAAACGGACTGGCTG CGTATGTGGTGGTCACTCGGGCGCTGCCCATAACGATGATGAATCAGTTTGAAGACGAGGTAAACGAACGATATGCCTCCAAAATGAAGTGCGCCATGTTCACCAGCCGGAAATACATCCAGGCGATGAAGGATATCCTGCCCTGGATGGAGGAGCGCTCCCTGCTCAATTAG
- the LOC122620377 gene encoding uncharacterized protein LOC122620377 yields MAEESFNADEMTPPEWLNVQFISQVLSDHEKDSNLKVTNLSFTPASAKGDHYASIMFRATVDYTTQNGNLTKSLIIKTMPVEEGVKKDMFKDSPLFSTEIAMYSKVLPEWERILRTVKDPSKLYVNCIYHSLQPHQIIIFDDLVEMGYAVVRDRFLTQEEICSAYAKLAKIHAISMKFIHEQPEYLREFKYGLCDMPGLIDSPIINGGMAPFTELLGRIPELNKYQPHFEKISLHFKDRLRATMQEYRNHPQPGYNVLCHADFHSRNMMFKHNRETGCLEDCMLLDYQGCNVAPMAVDLMYSIYMLMGPAQRREEVETLLNYYLSVLQETLKTIGYQGSMPTPQGFWAEMKRHRYYEFLLLSTFLPVSTGLRTHKLDLADMLHNEEARLKLYQLEDFVEDTKSVLARFEKSGYFEEL; encoded by the exons ATGGCCGAGGAAAGTTTCAATGCCGACGAGATGACTCCTCCGGAGTGGCTGAATGTTCAGTTCATAAGTCAGGTGTTGAGTGACCACGAAAAGGATTCGAATCTGAAGGTTACCAACTTGAGTTTCACACCGGCCAGTGCCAAAGGCGATCACTATGCCAGTATTATGTTTCGAGCTACGGTGGATTATACAACGCAGAATGGAAACCTCACCAAGTCGCTTATCATAAAAACGATGCCCGTGGAGGAGGGTGTGAAAAAGGATATGTTTAAAGACTCTCCACTATTCTCAACTGAGATTGCAATGTACAGCAAGGTCCTGCCCGAGTGGGAGAGGATTCTGCGAACAGTGAAGGATCCAAGCAAGCTATATGTGAACTGCATCTACCACAGTCTGCAGCCACATCAGATTATCATCTTTGACGATCTGGTCGAGATGGGATATGCAGTTGTGCGCGATCGTTTCCTTACGCAGGAGGAAATCTGCAGTGCCTACGCCAAGTTGGCCAAGATCCACGCCATCAGTATGAAGTTCATTCACGAG CAACCTGAGTATCTGAGGGAGTTCAAGTACGGATTATGTGACATGCCCGGACTGATAGACAGTCCCATTATAAACGGAGGCATGGCTCCCTTTACGGAACTGTTGGGCCGCATTCCTGAACTGAACAAATACCAGCCGCATTTCGAGAAGATTAGTCTGCACTTTAAGGACCGATTGCGGGCGACCATGCAGGAGTATCGAAACCATCCACAGCCAGGATACAACGTACTCTGCCACGCAGATTTCCATTCCCGCAACATGATGTTTAAGCACAATAGGGAAACTGGATGTTTGGAGGACTGCATGCTGCTGGATTATCAGGGCTGCAATGTGGCTCCAATGGCCGTCGATCTCATGTACTCCATTTACATGCTGATGGGGCCGGCACAGCGAAGAGAGGAGGTAGAGACTTTGCTGAACTACTACCTATCCGTCCTCCAAGAGACTCTCAAGACGATTGGCTACCAAGGGTCAATGCCCACGCCTCAGGGATTTTGGGCGGAAATGAAACGCCATAGATATTACG aGTTTCTACTGCTGAGCACCTTCTTGCCAGTTTCCACTGGGTTGCGAACCCACAAGTTGGATTTAGCGGATATGCTGCACAACGAAGAAGCGCGTTTGAAACTATATCAACTGGAAGATTTTGTAGAAGATACCAAATCTGTATTGGCCAGATTCGAGAAATCGGGATATTTTGAGGAATTGTAA
- the LOC122620378 gene encoding uncharacterized protein LOC122620378, protein MAEDSLADQWSAPEWLNVQFVTEVLSSCEKEADLKVTKLDCNPGSAKGDNYASAIIRARVEYTTQKGSFSKSLIIKNALEMFAKSAIFKTEIGMYTKVLPAYARILRESNDTSRLYADCIYYSLEPRQVMIFEDLAEMGYAMVRNRSLTHEEICGAYSKLAKFHALSMKIINERPEFVKEFKDGFCLVDLPFMTSGMGSFKDFLGRNPELERYKPHFEKIEVDYKDRIRDIMKEYQTNPQPGYYVLCHGDYHIRNILFKHNEETGSFEDCMQLDYQGCYVTPLAVDLMYSIYMIMGREQRIGQFETLLNYYFSVLRETLKKIGYYGVLPDPIAFWKEMSRVKYYEFLFITTYLPTSVGLSLETASNDESDEKLRDFIEECKVMLARFERSGYFEES, encoded by the exons ATGGCTGAAGATAGCTTAGCTGATCAGTGGAGTGCCCCGGAATGGTTGAATGTGCAGTTTGTGACAGAAGTTCTGAGTAGCTGCGAAAAAGAAGCGGACCTCAAGGTTACCAAACTGGATTGCAACCCAGGAAGTGCCAAAGGAGATAACTATGCCAGTGCAATAATTCGTGCGCGAGTGGAGTACACAACCCAGAAGGGATCCTTTTCCAAGTCgctaattattaaaaatgccttggaaatgtttgccaaatcGGCTAtatttaaaactgaaataGGCATGTATACGAAGGTCCTGCCAGCGTACGCGAGAATATTGCGAGAAAGCAATGACACATCCAGGCTGTACGCAGACTGTATATATTATAGTCTGGAGCCACGTCAAGTTATGATCTTCGAGGATCTGGCCGAGATGGGTTATGCCATGGTGCGAAATCGCTCGCTCACGCATGAGGAGATCTGTGGTGCCTATTCAAAGCTGGCCAAATTTCATGCACTTAGCATGAAGATTATTAACGAG CGACCAGAGTTCGTTAAGGAATTCAAGGATGGCTTCTGTCTAGTTGATCTTCCCTTTATGACCTCGGGCATGGGTTCGTTTAAGGACTTTTTGGGCCGCAATCCTGAGTTGGAAAGATACAAGCCGCACTTCGAGAAGATCGAAGTCGATTATAAGGACCGAATTCGTGATATCATGAAGGAGTACCAAACCAATCCCCAGCCTGGATACTACGTTCTCTGCCATGGGGACTACCACATACGGAACATATTGTTCAAGCATAATGAGGAAACCGGAAGCTTCGAGGATTGCATGCAGCTCGACTACCAAGGATGCTATGTTACTCCTCTTGCCGTGGACCTGATGTATTCCATTTACATGATAATGGGCCGGGAACAGCGCATTGGTCAATTCGAGACCTTACTGAACTACTACTTCTCAGTGCTGCGCGAAACCCTCAAAAAGATTGGCTATTACGGAGTACTGCCCGATCCCATTGCCTTCTGGAAGGAAATGAGCCGCGTAAAATATTACG AGTTCCTATTTATCACCACCTACTTGCCCACGTCGGTAGGTCTTAGCCTTGAAACCGCATCTAATGATGAAAGTGATGAAAAGTTACGGGATTTTATTGAAGAATGTAAAGTAATGCTGGCCCGGTTTGAAAGATCTGGATATTTTGAAGAATCATAA
- the LOC122620373 gene encoding uncharacterized protein LOC122620373, with the protein MSDSDEIVNPNEHLIIPDWINEKYFEGVLAKDEPDHVKVLKFTVVAAIPPGENFTSTMLRVYIKLEMKDGSVKTKTYIFKTMLPEERGGSDITEFGLFPKEAMMYRTYLPAFEALYKDVGWDIQLTPKCLHTEEREGDIHFIFEDLCVQGYKNMDRTKGLDMEHMTKCLHKLAEYHAASAVYEERHGAYPSEFSEGFVKKEVKKFHVDGFQLKEKAYKKAMLSWGLKDADKYIKAFPTVDQYWAQCLSTLDLNPDEFHVLNHGDFWSSNLMSKYLPDGTLEKLLLIDFQIVMWASPAVDLLFFLTLSPSNELRIKEFDHFVRIYWERLIECLKVLKLKKPLPKLRDLQNSMNNKNHSFYAFFSITNHLPIIVFPTDKDSNIHNMSAQTEEGENFRLRLLSNPAFGNVMKDLYPFLYNRGILNFEDYDV; encoded by the exons ATGTCCGACAGCGATGAGATCGTCAACCCCAATGAGCATCTGATCATTCCCGATTGGATCAATGAAAAGTATTTCGAAGGTGTACTGGCCAAAGACGAACCCGACCATGTCAAAGTCTTGAAGTTCACCGTAGTGGCGGCGATTCCGCCCGGCGAGAATTTCACTTCGACTATGCTGAGGGTTTATATCAAACTGGAAATGAAAG ATGGTAGCGTCAAGACCAAAACATACATTTTCAAGACGATGCTGCCCGAGGAGCGAGGAGGCAGCGACATCACGGAGTTCGGCCTCTTTCCCAAGGAGGCCATGATGTACAGGACGTACCTTCCTGCCTTCGAGGCCCTCTACAAGGATGTGGGCTGGGACATTCAGCTGACGCCCAAGTGCCTGCACACCGAGGAGCGCGAAGGAGACATCCACTTCATCTTCGAGGACCTGTGCGTGCAGGGGTACAAGAACATGGATCGCACGAAAGGCCTGGACATGGAGCACATGACCAAGTGCCTGCACAAACTGGCCGAGTACCATGCGGCCAGTGCGGTTTACGAGGAGCGCCATGGTGCCTATCCCAGTGAATTCAGTGAGGGATTCGTTAAGAAGGAGGTGAAGAAATTCCACGTTGATGGGTTCCAGCTGAAGGAGAAGGCCTACAAGAAGGCAATGCTCTCGTGGGGCTTGAAAGACGCCGACAAATATATTAAGGCATTT CCCACTGTTGACCAGTATTGGGCGCAATGCCTAAGTACTTTGGACTTGAATCCCGATGAGTTCCATGTACTTAACCACGGCGACTTTTGGTCGAGCAATCTAATGAGCAAATATCTGCCGGACGGAACTCTCGAGAAGCTGCTACTAATCGACTTCCAGATTGTCATGTGGGCCAGTCCGGCAGTGGATCTGCTTTTCTTCCTCACCCTCTCCCCCAGCAACGAGTTGCGCATCAAGGAGTTCGATCACTTCGTAAGGATATACTGGGAACGTCTCATCGAGTGCTTAAAGGTCTTGAAGCTGAAGAAGCCCTTGCCAAAACTTCGCGATCTTCAAAACTCCATGAACAACAAGAACCACTCGTTCTATG CTTTCTTCAGCATCACAAACCACTTGCCCATTATCGTTTTCCCCACCGACAAGGACAGCAACATACACAACATGTCCGCCCAAACGGAGGAAGGCGAAAACTTTAGGTTACGTTTGCTCTCAAATCCCGCCTTTGGAAACGTTATGAAGGATCTGTACCCCTTTTTGTATAACCGTGGAATTCTGAACTTTGAGGACTACGATGTCTGA
- the LOC122619240 gene encoding uncharacterized protein LOC122619240 isoform X1, protein MSPNSSEKPVNPNEHLHIPKWVNEDYFLPIIQEDVDNFDKIVNFVPIAATAPGENYTSIMIRVIVDILLKDGSEQKVSYILKTMLEADSGADVVNNMGLFPKERKMYEVHIPQFVKLYKGAGLEIELAPKCLHVEATAELITLVFEDLSRQKFQNFDRLKGFDLPHMRQVLRKLAELHAASAVAKEINGPYDPMYFMSMYNEQSRYMIEAVGKLRQEQFIKAMHNWELENVESYVARLWSPMEVFEVGLHINQVDENEFNVLNHGDCWSNNIMFNYKDNGEIDRTLFVDLQIGKWGSPAQDLWYLITTSASLDIKVKEFDHFIYIYHQRLAECLKLLNYSKPIPTLRDLHVMMLKYGYWGPLTALGVMVATLMPTDKDSNIKMMMSPGPEGDALRYRTFSNPYYVKAMKQLLPFFDNKGLLKSN, encoded by the exons ATGTCGCCAAACAGCTCGGAAAAGCCCGTCAATCCCAACGAGCACCTGCACATACCGAAGTGGGTGAATGAGGACTACTTCCTGCCGATCATCCAAGAGGATGTGGACAACTTTGACAAGATCGTGAACTTTGTGCCCATTGCGGCCACTGCGCCCGGCGAAAACTACACCTCCATTATGATCCGAGTCATTGTAGATATACTGCTGAAAG ATGGCAGCGAGCAGAAGGTGTCGTACATTTTGAAAACCATGCTGGAGGCGGACAGTGGAGCGGATGTGGTCAATAACATGGGACTGTTTCCCAAGGAGAGGAAGATGTACGAGGTGCACATCCCGCAGTTCGTAAAGCTCTACAAGGGGGCGGGCCTGGAAATCGAGTTGGCGCCCAAGTGTCTCCATGTCGAGGCCACCGCCGAGTTGATTACCCTGGTTTTCGAGGATCTGAGTCGGCAGAAATTCCAGAATTTCGATCGGCTAAAGGGATTTGATCTGCCGCACATGCGCCAAGTGCTCCGCAAACTGGCCGAACTGCATGCTGCATCCGCGGTGGCCAAGGAAATCAATGGCCCCTACGATCCCATGTACTTCATGTCCATGTACAACGAGCAGAGTCGATATATGATTGAAGCTGTGGGTAAGCTGCGGCAGGAACAGTTCATCAAGGCAATGCACAACTGGGAGCTCGAGAATGTCGAAAGTTATGTCGCCCGGTTGTGGAGCCCCATGGAGGTGTTCGAGGTGGGTTTGCACATCAACCAGGTGGACGAGAACGAGTTCAATGTGCTGAACCACGGCGACTGTTGGTCCAACAACATAATGTTCAATTACAAGGACAATGGCGAGATCGATAGGACCTTGTTCGTCGATCTGCAGATTGGCAAGTGGGGCAGCCCGGCCCAAGATCTTTGGTACCTGATCACAACATCCGCCTCGCTGGATATCAAAGTCAAGGAATTCGATCACTTTATTTACATCTATCACCAGCGCCTGGCGGAATGCCTAAAGCTGCTGAACTACTCGAAACCCATTCCCACGCTCAGGGATCTGCACGTCATGATGCTGAAGTATGGCTACTGGG GACCTCTCACTGCCCTGGGTGTGATGGTGGCCACACTTATGCCCACGGACAAGGACTCCAACATAAAAATGATGATGTCCCCAGGACCCGAGGGCGATGCTCTGCGATACAGGACCTTTAGCAACCCCTACTACGTCAAAGCCATGAAGCAGCTTCTACCTTTCTTCGATAACAAGGGACTCTTGAAGTCGAACTAG
- the LOC122620374 gene encoding uncharacterized protein LOC122620374 — MKIENPNESLVVPKWLNKSKLESLIAKDEPDCTKIHHFTTVAAVPPGGNFTSVMLRVYVDIEMKDGTQKRKSYVVKAMLDSDKGGKAVNEMRYFQKEQLMYSTYLPQFEKIYREAGHPVQLMPKCLEIGQIDGNIYFIFEDLSPQNYVAVDRTEGLSMEHMRLSLRKLAELHAASVIYKDRNGPYHTDFDSGFARKDKIQHAVKRFEVKAPEYKAAMRTWGIDECYFKNFPTVEQYAKLSLESLNVDPQDFNVLTHGDYSPSNILFKYDACGAPSEALILDFQIGKWASPAQDLLMLIILTAKKDSGHIEFDYCVRIYWEYLIDCLRVLKYDKPLPQLRQLQSDIYKKNNTFIAFFAVINHLPAHLLPVCKENNMHTFNLEDEVGRSFRTKMYTNPTFVEVIKELYPICCNRGLFNFEDFE, encoded by the exons ATGAAGATCGAGAATCCCAACGAGAGTCTCGTTGTTCCCAAATGGTTGAATAAGTCAAAGCTAGAGTCCTTGATCGCGAAGGATGAACCTGATTGCACTAAGATACACCATTTTACCACTGTGGCCGCTGTGCCACCAGGAGGTAATTTTACGTCCGTCATGTTGCGAGTTTACGTGGATATAGAAATGAAAG ATGGAACGCAGAAAAGAAAGTCATATGTGGTCAAGGCTATGCTGGACTCGGATAAAGGTGGCAAGGCGGTGAATGAAATGAGGTACTTCCAAAAGGAGCAGCTGATGTACTCCACCTATTTGCCGCAGTTTGAGAAAATCTATCGCGAGGCTGGACATCCCGTGCAGCTGATGCCGAAATGCCTGGAAATCGGCCAGATAgatggaaatatatatttcatttttgagGATCTTTCGCCTCAAAATTACGTGGCTGTAGATAGAACGGAAGGATTGAGTATGGAGCACATGCGGCTCTCTCTTCGCAAGTTGGCCGAGTTGCACGCGGCCAGTGTGATATACAAGGATAGGAATGGGCCGTATCACACTGACTTTGATAGTGGATTCGCCAGGAAGGACAAAATCCAGCATGCTGTGAAAAGATTTGAAGTAAAAGCACCAGAATACAAGGCAGCCATGCGAACTTGGGGCATAGATGAGTGCTATTTTAAGAATTTC CCCACTGTTGAGCAGTACGCTAAACTCAGCTTGGAGTCCCTCAATGTGGATCCCCAGGACTTTAATGTTCTCACTCATGGGGACTACTCTCCTTCCAACATTCTGTTCAAGTACGACGCATGTGGAGCCCCAAGTGAGGCACTTATACTGGACTTTCAAATTGGCAAATGGGCAAGTCCGGCCCAGGATCTGCTGATGCTGATAATCCTTACGGCTAAAAAGGATTCGGGCCATATTGAATTCGATTATTGTGTGAGAATCTACTGGGAATACCTCATCGACTGCTTGAGGGTCTTGAAGTACGATAAGCCGCTTCCCCAACTGAGGCAACTGCAATCTGACATCtacaagaaaaacaacacTTTCATTG CTTTCTTTGCTGTGATAAATCATCTACCGGCACATTTGCTGCCAGTTTGCAAGGAGAACAACATGCACACTTTTAACTTGGAGGACGAGGTGGGCAGGAGTTTCCGCACCAAGATGTACACCAATCCCACCTTTGTGGAGGTCATCAAGGAGCTGTATCCCATTTGCTGCAACCGCGGACTCTTCAACTTCGAAGACTTCGAGTGA
- the LOC122619240 gene encoding uncharacterized protein LOC122619240 isoform X2 → MSPNSSEKPVNPNEHLHIPKWVNEDYFLPIIQEDVDNFDKIVNFVPIAATAPGENYTSIMIRVIVDILLKDGSEQKVSYILKTMLEADSGADVVNNMGLFPKERKMYEVHIPQFVKLYKGAGLEIELAPKCLHVEATAELITLVFEDLSRQKFQNFDRLKGFDLPHMRQVLRKLAELHAASAVAKEINGPYDPMYFMSMYNEQSRYMIEAVGKLRQEQFIKAMHNWELENVESYVARLWSPMEVFEVGLHINQVDENEFNVLNHGDCWSNNIMFNYKDNGEIDRTLFVDLQIGKWGSPAQDLWYLITTSASLDIKVKEFDHFIYIYHQRLAECLKLLNYSKPIPTLRDLHVMMLKYGYWG, encoded by the exons ATGTCGCCAAACAGCTCGGAAAAGCCCGTCAATCCCAACGAGCACCTGCACATACCGAAGTGGGTGAATGAGGACTACTTCCTGCCGATCATCCAAGAGGATGTGGACAACTTTGACAAGATCGTGAACTTTGTGCCCATTGCGGCCACTGCGCCCGGCGAAAACTACACCTCCATTATGATCCGAGTCATTGTAGATATACTGCTGAAAG ATGGCAGCGAGCAGAAGGTGTCGTACATTTTGAAAACCATGCTGGAGGCGGACAGTGGAGCGGATGTGGTCAATAACATGGGACTGTTTCCCAAGGAGAGGAAGATGTACGAGGTGCACATCCCGCAGTTCGTAAAGCTCTACAAGGGGGCGGGCCTGGAAATCGAGTTGGCGCCCAAGTGTCTCCATGTCGAGGCCACCGCCGAGTTGATTACCCTGGTTTTCGAGGATCTGAGTCGGCAGAAATTCCAGAATTTCGATCGGCTAAAGGGATTTGATCTGCCGCACATGCGCCAAGTGCTCCGCAAACTGGCCGAACTGCATGCTGCATCCGCGGTGGCCAAGGAAATCAATGGCCCCTACGATCCCATGTACTTCATGTCCATGTACAACGAGCAGAGTCGATATATGATTGAAGCTGTGGGTAAGCTGCGGCAGGAACAGTTCATCAAGGCAATGCACAACTGGGAGCTCGAGAATGTCGAAAGTTATGTCGCCCGGTTGTGGAGCCCCATGGAGGTGTTCGAGGTGGGTTTGCACATCAACCAGGTGGACGAGAACGAGTTCAATGTGCTGAACCACGGCGACTGTTGGTCCAACAACATAATGTTCAATTACAAGGACAATGGCGAGATCGATAGGACCTTGTTCGTCGATCTGCAGATTGGCAAGTGGGGCAGCCCGGCCCAAGATCTTTGGTACCTGATCACAACATCCGCCTCGCTGGATATCAAAGTCAAGGAATTCGATCACTTTATTTACATCTATCACCAGCGCCTGGCGGAATGCCTAAAGCTGCTGAACTACTCGAAACCCATTCCCACGCTCAGGGATCTGCACGTCATGATGCTGAAGTATGGCTACTGGGGTTAG